A window of the Maniola hyperantus chromosome 16, iAphHyp1.2, whole genome shotgun sequence genome harbors these coding sequences:
- the LOC138403433 gene encoding uncharacterized protein, producing MNSRTINYPYIKHHMNSISTVQDPIYTKIKPPARLLAIYTKIKPPARLLAIYTKIKPPARLLAIYTKIKPPARLLAIYTKIKPPARLLAIYTKIKPPARLLAIYTKIKPPVRLLAIYTKIKPPTRLLAIYTKIKPPARLLAIYTKIKPPARLLAIYTKIKPPARLLAIYTKIKPPARLLAIYTKIKPPARLLAIYTKIKPPARLLAIYTKIKPPARLLAIYTKIKPPVRLLAIYTKIKPPTRLLAIYTKIKPPARLLAIYTKIKPPARLLAIYTKIKPPARCSLFTPR from the coding sequence atgaattctagaaCCATAAACTACCCCTATATAAAACATCACATGAATTCTATtagtacagtccaagaccctatttacaCCAAGATAAAACCGCCTGCTCGGTTGCTCGCTATTTACACCAAGATAAAACCGCCTGCTCGGTTGCTCGCTATTTACACCAAGATAAAACCGCCTGCTCGGTTGCTCGCTATTTACACCAAGATAAAACCGCCTGCTCGGTTGCTCGCTATTTACACCAAGATAAAACCGCCTGCTCGATTGCTCGCTATTTACACCAAGATAAAACCGCCTGCTCGGTTGCTCGCTATTTACACCAAGATAAAACCGCCTGTTCGGTTGCTCGCTATTTACACCAAGATAAAACCGCCTACTCGGTTGCTCGCTATTTACACCAAGATAAAACCGCCTGCTCGGTTGCTCGCTATTTACACCAAGATAAAACCGCCTGCTCGGTTGCTCGCTATTTACACCAAGATAAAACCGCCTGCTCGGTTGCTCGCTATTTACACCAAGATAAAACCGCCTGCTCGGTTGCTCGCTATTTACACCAAGATAAAACCGCCTGCTCGGTTGCTCGCTATTTACACCAAGATAAAACCGCCTGCTCGATTGCTCGCTATTTACACCAAGATAAAACCGCCTGCTCGGTTGCTCGCTATTTACACCAAGATAAAACCGCCTGTTCGGTTGCTCGCTATTTACACCAAGATAAAACCGCCTACTCGGTTGCTCGCTATTTACACCAAGATAAAACCGCCTGCTCGGTTGCTCGCTATTTACACCAAGATAAAACCGCCTGCTCGGTTGCTCGCTATTTACACCAAGATAAAACCGCCTGCTCGGTGCTCGCTATTTACACCAAGATAA
- the LOC117989677 gene encoding xanthine dehydrogenase/oxidase-like isoform X1, with protein sequence MDCVRFKVNGVQCSVGKDVSSTTSLLEYLRRHLELRGTKYMCLEGGCGACIVSAVKCPGQAPQSVNACLVSVTSCQGWDITTIEQVGNRLKGYHPLQTTLAENNGTQCGYCTPGWVMAMYSLLKSDPNLTMLDVERSLSSNLCRCTGYRPIFDAFKRFASDAPGRIEVPDIEELCNKTKDACLGRDCKDYDWCFVSNDDLEDNILYIELKDGRQWFRVQTVADILQVLRTKGVDSYMLVAGNTGKGAYPIIEYPRILIDISGVSEIKGYVYDQNLIVGAGTTLTEFLEILREASDTEYFEYLKILYEHIQLVAHVAVRNIGTIAGNLMVKHAHQEFPSDIFLLLETIGARLTIISLAGTKTIVTMGDFLAEDMKRKVILNVLMPPFCKQNKLVTYKIAARSRNAHAIVNAGFFYKINGDNRVLDCRIVFGDLSPNFNRATQTEKYLIGRILFNNDTLQKALNVLSKELIVVELPPEPSVKYRRKLALVLFYKGLLSLCPKNILNPRYRSGAIKLPENRPVSTAFQSFTTDPTVWPINQPIPKTEALLQCAGEAKYTDDMSKFPREVFAAFVLSTVALGTITSIDATEALQQKGVIAFYTAKDIPGLNSFTSPDVTDFTADEEILCSGEVKYYNQPIGIIVADTYYLANRATLMVKVTYSDVRKPLVDIRVNKNNSQKTTFFSSVPATRTGNEVVKIIKGNRTILWQYHFCFETMMCVSLPTEEGLKVFPTSQYIDADQVQTARCLNIEESRVDVKVRRLGGSYGAKISRQNIVSTACALVTYKLNRPCRFILPLRSQTRALGKRMPSSTDYEIGVNENGVVQYLNYDLYNDNGFIVNETLVRLSLDVFSSCYIQDTWNYRCFNVITDTHSNSWFRAPGTLESISGTEEIMERISYELGIDPLQVRLNNLDRTKYSDIEEMVNTLIADSNYKERRIAVNKFNVANRWKKRGLRFTLMKWLSSAPFFLNITMSVFHGDGSVAIVHGGTEMGQGINTKAIQVCAYFLKIPMSKIFIKPNTAMLNPNNSRTAGSLTSQNVQVGVQRCCEQLLKRLDPIKEQMINPTWEELVAKAFQDGVNLQANSYVDASDVNNFNVYGVTLAEVEVDTLTGQFQIIRVDLLEDVGRSVNPDIDIGQVEGAFIMGVGYFTSEETVFKRKTGELLTDRTWNYFIPTGTDIPQDFRIYFRKKSYTNDAILGSKLTSEPATCMGVVIPLALREAITSSRLESGFPSNNWFNIDGPYTVEMISLACETKLEEFKFY encoded by the exons ATGGACTGTGTTAGATTTAAAGTGAACGGAGTACAGTGCTCAG TTGGCAAAGATGTATCGTCCACCACGTCCCTGCTGGAGTACCTCCGCAGGCACCTGGAGCTGCGAGGCACCAAGTACATGTGCCTGGAAGGGGGCTGCGGAGCCTGCATCGTCAGTGCTGTCAAGTGCCCCGGACAAGCACCGCAGTCCGTCAATGCT TGCTTGGTGTCAGTAACCTCATGTCAAGGTTGGGACATCACAACCATCGAGCAAGTTGGGAACCGACTGAAAGGTTATCATCCTCTACAAACGACTCTCGCAGAGAACAACGGGACTCAGTGCGGCTACTGTACACCGGGATGGGTGATGGCTATGTACTC tctgttgaAAAGTGATCCCAACTTAACAATGCTTGATGTAGAGAGGTCTCTTTCGAGCAACCTATGCCGTTGTACTGGATACAGACCAATTTTTGATGCATTCAAAAGGTTTGCTTCTGACGCTCCTGGGCGAATAGAAGTGCCTGATATCGAGGAACTGTGTAATAAAACCAAAGACGCATGTTTGGGAAGAGACTGCAAGGATTACGACTGGTGTTTTGTATCTAACGATGATTTGGaagataatattttgtatattgAACTGAAAGATGGTAGACAATGGTTTAGAGTACAAACAGTGGCTGATATACTACAAGTTTTACGTACTAAGGGAGTTGACTCCTATATGCTCGTTGCAGGAAATACTGGCAAAG gggCATACCCAATTATTGAATACCCACGTATACTTATCGACATCAGTGGAGTATCGGAAATCAAAGGCTACGTTTATGATCAGAATTTAATTGTTGGAGCTGGAACAACCCTGACAGAGTTCCTTGAAATATTACGAGAAGCATCCGATACAGAATATTTTGAGTATCTCAAAATTTTATATGAGCATATTCAACTGGTTGCACATGTAGCTGTTAGAAAT ATTGGAACAATTGCGGGAAATCTGATGGTAAAACATGCTCATCAAGAGTTTCCATCGGACATTTTCCTTCTACTCGAGACTATAGGGGCGCGGTTAACTATAA TTTCCTTAGCTGGCACTAAAACAATTGTTACCATGGGGGACTTTCTCGCTGAAGATATGAAAAGGAAGGTTATATTGAACGTGCTGATGCCGCCAttctgtaaacaaaataaattagttacatacaag atagcAGCACGATCAAGAAACGCGCATGCGATAGTTAACGCTggttttttctataaaataaatggaGATAATCGAGTATTGGACTGTAGGATTGTTTTCGGTGATCTGTCGCCGAACTTCAACAGAGCCACACAAACGGAAAAATATCTCATTGGCAGAATTCTTTTCAATAATGACACATTACAAAAAGCTCTGAATGTGTTGTCAAAGGAACTTATAGTAGTAGAACTACCACCGGAACCTTCAGTAAAGTATCGAAGAAAACTAGCacttgtattattttataag GGTCTCCTATCTCTGTGTCCGAAAAATATACTGAATCCACGATACAGATCTGGTGCTATAAAGTTACCTGAAAATCGCCCTGTCTCAACAGCCTTTCAGTCCTTCACGACTGATCCAACTGTTTGGCCAATCAATCAGCCAATACCCAAGACGGAAGCTCTG TTACAATGTGCAGGAGAAGCAAAATATACTGATGATATGTCAAAATTTCCAAGGGAGGTATTTGCAGCATTTGTGCTCAGCACCGTAGCATTGGGAACTATTACGAGTATAGATGCCACAGAAGCATTA cAACAAAAAGGAGTTATAGCGTTTTATACAGCAAAAGATATACCTGGTCTGAATTCATTTACGTCACCCGATGTAACCGATTTTACGGCAGATGAAGAAATACTTTGCAGTGGAGAAGTGAAATATTATAATCAACCAATAGGAATCATAGTTGCCGATACATATTACTTAGCGAACCGAGCTACACTGATGGTAAAAGTTACTTATAGTGATGTTAGAAAGCCGCTTGTTGATATAAgggtaaataaaaacaattctcAAAAAACTACGTTTTTTTCATCTGTACCAGCTACCAGAACAGGCAATGaagttgttaaaattataaaaggcAATCGCACAATATTATGGcaatatcatttttgttttgaaacCATGATGTGTGTATCCTTGCCTACTGAAGAGGGATTAAAAGTTTTTCCGACCTCTCAATACATAGATGCAGATCAGGTTCAAACGGCCCGTTGCTTAAACATTGAAGAAAGCag ggTAGATGTCAAGGTACGTCGCCTTGGTGGTAGCTATGGTGCGAAGATATCAAGACAGAACATAGTGTCTACTGCATGTGCTTTAGTTACATACAAACTAAACCGGCCCTGCAGATTTATTTTGCCTCTAAGAAGTCAAACACGAGCATTAGGAAAGAGAATGCCATCATCGACTGATTATGAA ATCGGTGTTAACGAAAATGGAGTGGTTCAGTATCTTAATTACGACTTGTATAATGATAACGGCTTCATAGTCAACGAAACTCTCGTAAGATTATCCCTTGATGTATTTTCTAGTTGCTATATCCAAGATACGTGGAATTATAGGTGTTTTAACGTAATCACTGACACTCACTCGAACTCCTGGTTTCGGGCTCCAG gaACCTTAGAGTCTATTTCTGGCACGGAGGAAATAATGGAGAGGATATCCTATGAGCTTGGTATAGATCCCTTGCAAGTACGTTTGAATAACTTGGACAGAACAAAGTATAGTGATATTGAAGAAATGGTGAATACTCTTATAGCAGATTCTAATTATAAAGAAAGAAGAATTgctgtaaataaatttaacgtAGCAAATCGATGGAAGAAACGTGGTTTGAGGTTTACACTAATGAAATGGTTAAGTTCAGCTCCGTTTTTCTTAAATATTACAATGTCAGTTTTCCACGGGGATGGCTCTGTCGCCATAGTTCATGGTGGCACAGAAATGGGTCAAGGAATAAATACCAAAGCTATACAAGTGTGCGCTTACTTTCTTAAGATACCCATGagtaaaatttttattaaaccaaacACTGCAATGCTTAATCCAAACAACTCCCGTACAGCGGGCAGTCTGACATCGCAGAATGTTCAGGTTGGTGTTCAAAGATGTTGCGAGCAACTGTTAAAAAGACTGGATCCAATAAAGGAACAAATGATAAATCCAACATGGGAAGAACTTGTAGCCAAAGCGTTTCAGGATGGAGTCAATTTACAGGCTAATTCTTATGTAGATGCTAGTGATGTAAACAATTTCAATGTTTACGGTGTAACGCTGGCTGAAGTTGAAGTTGATACTTTGACGGGACAGTTTCAAATAATAAGAGTTGATTTGCTAGAAGACGTAGGACGTAGTGTAAATCCAGACATTGATATAGGGCAG gtaGAAGGTGCCTTTATAATGGGTGTTGGATATTTCACAAGTGAAGAGACTGTGTTTAAACGTAAAACTGGAGAACTACTGACAGATCGAACTTGGAACTATTTCATACCAACAGGCACAGATATTCCCCAAGATTTcagaatttattttagaaaaaaatcttaCACCAATGATGCAATCTTAGGATCAAAAT taaCATCAGAGCCAGCAACGTGTATGGGAGTGGTGATACCTCTCGCTTTGCGAGAGGCGATTACTTCTTCAAGGTTGGAGTCTGGTTTCCCCTCCAACAATTGGTTtaatatag ATGGCCCTTATACTGTTGAGATGATCAGTTTGGCTTGTGAGACTAAATTGGAGGAATTCAAATTCTATTAA
- the LOC117989677 gene encoding xanthine dehydrogenase/oxidase-like isoform X2, translated as MDCVRFKVNGVQCSVGKDVSSTTSLLEYLRRHLELRGTKYMCLEGGCGACIVSAVKCPGQAPQSVNACLVSVTSCQGWDITTIEQVGNRLKGYHPLQTTLAENNGTQCGYCTPGWVMAMYSLLKSDPNLTMLDVERSLSSNLCRCTGYRPIFDAFKRFASDAPGRIEVPDIEELCNKTKDACLGRDCKDYDWCFVSNDDLEDNILYIELKDGRQWFRVQTVADILQVLRTKGVDSYMLVAGNTGKGAYPIIEYPRILIDISGVSEIKGYVYDQNLIVGAGTTLTEFLEILREASDTEYFEYLKILYEHIQLVAHVAVRNIGTIAGNLMVKHAHQEFPSDIFLLLETIGARLTIISLAGTKTIVTMGDFLAEDMKRKVILNVLMPPFCKQNKLVTYKIAARSRNAHAIVNAGFFYKINGDNRVLDCRIVFGDLSPNFNRATQTEKYLIGRILFNNDTLQKALNVLSKELIVVELPPEPSVKYRRKLALVLFYKGLLSLCPKNILNPRYRSGAIKLPENRPVSTAFQSFTTDPTVWPINQPIPKTEALLQCAGEAKYTDDMSKFPREVFAAFVLSTVALGTITSIDATEALQQKGVIAFYTAKDIPGLNSFTSPDVTDFTADEEILCSGEVKYYNQPIGIIVADTYYLANRATLMVKVTYSDVRKPLVDIRVNKNNSQKTTFFSSVPATRTGNEVVKIIKGNRTILWQYHFCFETMMCVSLPTEEGLKVFPTSQYIDADQVQTARCLNIEESRVDVKVRRLGGSYGAKISRQNIVSTACALVTYKLNRPCRFILPLRSQTRALGKRMPSSTDYEIGVNENGVVQYLNYDLYNDNGFIVNETLEP; from the exons ATGGACTGTGTTAGATTTAAAGTGAACGGAGTACAGTGCTCAG TTGGCAAAGATGTATCGTCCACCACGTCCCTGCTGGAGTACCTCCGCAGGCACCTGGAGCTGCGAGGCACCAAGTACATGTGCCTGGAAGGGGGCTGCGGAGCCTGCATCGTCAGTGCTGTCAAGTGCCCCGGACAAGCACCGCAGTCCGTCAATGCT TGCTTGGTGTCAGTAACCTCATGTCAAGGTTGGGACATCACAACCATCGAGCAAGTTGGGAACCGACTGAAAGGTTATCATCCTCTACAAACGACTCTCGCAGAGAACAACGGGACTCAGTGCGGCTACTGTACACCGGGATGGGTGATGGCTATGTACTC tctgttgaAAAGTGATCCCAACTTAACAATGCTTGATGTAGAGAGGTCTCTTTCGAGCAACCTATGCCGTTGTACTGGATACAGACCAATTTTTGATGCATTCAAAAGGTTTGCTTCTGACGCTCCTGGGCGAATAGAAGTGCCTGATATCGAGGAACTGTGTAATAAAACCAAAGACGCATGTTTGGGAAGAGACTGCAAGGATTACGACTGGTGTTTTGTATCTAACGATGATTTGGaagataatattttgtatattgAACTGAAAGATGGTAGACAATGGTTTAGAGTACAAACAGTGGCTGATATACTACAAGTTTTACGTACTAAGGGAGTTGACTCCTATATGCTCGTTGCAGGAAATACTGGCAAAG gggCATACCCAATTATTGAATACCCACGTATACTTATCGACATCAGTGGAGTATCGGAAATCAAAGGCTACGTTTATGATCAGAATTTAATTGTTGGAGCTGGAACAACCCTGACAGAGTTCCTTGAAATATTACGAGAAGCATCCGATACAGAATATTTTGAGTATCTCAAAATTTTATATGAGCATATTCAACTGGTTGCACATGTAGCTGTTAGAAAT ATTGGAACAATTGCGGGAAATCTGATGGTAAAACATGCTCATCAAGAGTTTCCATCGGACATTTTCCTTCTACTCGAGACTATAGGGGCGCGGTTAACTATAA TTTCCTTAGCTGGCACTAAAACAATTGTTACCATGGGGGACTTTCTCGCTGAAGATATGAAAAGGAAGGTTATATTGAACGTGCTGATGCCGCCAttctgtaaacaaaataaattagttacatacaag atagcAGCACGATCAAGAAACGCGCATGCGATAGTTAACGCTggttttttctataaaataaatggaGATAATCGAGTATTGGACTGTAGGATTGTTTTCGGTGATCTGTCGCCGAACTTCAACAGAGCCACACAAACGGAAAAATATCTCATTGGCAGAATTCTTTTCAATAATGACACATTACAAAAAGCTCTGAATGTGTTGTCAAAGGAACTTATAGTAGTAGAACTACCACCGGAACCTTCAGTAAAGTATCGAAGAAAACTAGCacttgtattattttataag GGTCTCCTATCTCTGTGTCCGAAAAATATACTGAATCCACGATACAGATCTGGTGCTATAAAGTTACCTGAAAATCGCCCTGTCTCAACAGCCTTTCAGTCCTTCACGACTGATCCAACTGTTTGGCCAATCAATCAGCCAATACCCAAGACGGAAGCTCTG TTACAATGTGCAGGAGAAGCAAAATATACTGATGATATGTCAAAATTTCCAAGGGAGGTATTTGCAGCATTTGTGCTCAGCACCGTAGCATTGGGAACTATTACGAGTATAGATGCCACAGAAGCATTA cAACAAAAAGGAGTTATAGCGTTTTATACAGCAAAAGATATACCTGGTCTGAATTCATTTACGTCACCCGATGTAACCGATTTTACGGCAGATGAAGAAATACTTTGCAGTGGAGAAGTGAAATATTATAATCAACCAATAGGAATCATAGTTGCCGATACATATTACTTAGCGAACCGAGCTACACTGATGGTAAAAGTTACTTATAGTGATGTTAGAAAGCCGCTTGTTGATATAAgggtaaataaaaacaattctcAAAAAACTACGTTTTTTTCATCTGTACCAGCTACCAGAACAGGCAATGaagttgttaaaattataaaaggcAATCGCACAATATTATGGcaatatcatttttgttttgaaacCATGATGTGTGTATCCTTGCCTACTGAAGAGGGATTAAAAGTTTTTCCGACCTCTCAATACATAGATGCAGATCAGGTTCAAACGGCCCGTTGCTTAAACATTGAAGAAAGCag ggTAGATGTCAAGGTACGTCGCCTTGGTGGTAGCTATGGTGCGAAGATATCAAGACAGAACATAGTGTCTACTGCATGTGCTTTAGTTACATACAAACTAAACCGGCCCTGCAGATTTATTTTGCCTCTAAGAAGTCAAACACGAGCATTAGGAAAGAGAATGCCATCATCGACTGATTATGAA ATCGGTGTTAACGAAAATGGAGTGGTTCAGTATCTTAATTACGACTTGTATAATGATAACGGCTTCATAGTCAACGAAACTCTC gaACCTTAG
- the LOC117989725 gene encoding xanthine dehydrogenase/oxidase-like, whose protein sequence is MDCVKFKVNGVECSVGNDVSSTTSLLEYLRRHLELRGTKYMCLEGGCGACIVSAVKCPGQAPQSVNACLVSVTSCQGWDITTIEQVGNRLKGYHPLQTTLAEYNGTQCGFCTPGWVMSMYSLLKSEPNLTMLDVERSLSSNLCRCTGYRPIFDAFKKFASDAAGRIELPDIEELCKNTKDTCLGRDCKDYDWCFVSNNDLEDSILYIELKDGRQWFRVQTVADILQVLRTKGVDSYMLVAGNTGKGAYPIIENPRILIDISGVSEIRGFNFDQNLVVGAGSTLSEFIQILQEASDTENFEYLKIINEHIQFVAHVAVRNIGTIAGNLMIKHAHREFPSDIFLLLETIGARLTIISVDGTKKIVTMANFLAEDMKGKVILNVLMPPFSKENKVVTYKVAARSRNAHAIVNAGFFYKIKPDNRVADCRIVYGDLSPNFNRASKTEKFLVGKILFNNDTLQKAMKMLSDELIVTELPPEPSAKYRRKLALVLFYKGLLSLCPENILNPRYRSGAIKLPETRPVSTASQSFTTDPTVWPINQPLPKAEALLQCAGEAKYTEDIPKLPNEVFAAFVLSTVALGTITSIDATEALQQEGVIAFYIAKDIPGLNSFTSPDLTEFTVNEEILCSKEVQYYNQPIGIIVADTFHLADRATLMVKVTYSNVRKPEVDIRINKKNPQKTTLFSSVPATRIGNEVTKTIRGSHTTLWQYHFCFETIMCVSFPTEEELKVHPTSQYIDASQFHAARCLNIEESRVDVEVRRLGGSFGLKLSRQTMVSTACALVAYKLNRPCRFILPLRTQTRTLGKRMPSSTDYEIGVNENGVIQYLNFDLYDDNGFIVNEPLIGLTLDVFSNCYNQEAWTYRSFNVITDTHSNTWIRSPGTLEAISSSEEMMERISYELGIDPLQVRLNNLDRTKYSDLEEMVNTLIADSNYKERRISVNQFNVENRWKKRGLRFTLLKWSSTAPFFLNITMSVFHGDGSVAIVHGGTEMGQGINTKAIQVCAFFLKVPLNKIFIKPNTAMLNPNNSRAAGSMTSQNVQIGVQRCCEQLLTRLNPIKKTMTNPTWEELIAKAFQQGVNLQANAFTDASDVHNFDVYGVTLAEVEVDVLTGQFQITRVDLLEDVGRSVNPDIDIGQVEGAFIMGVGYFTSEETIFDRKTGELLTDRTWNYFVPGGTDIPQDLRIYFRKKSYSNDAILGSKLTSEPATCMGVVIPFALREAITSSRLESGFPSKNWFNIDGPYTVEKIGLACETKLEEFKFY, encoded by the exons ATGGACTGtgttaaatttaaagtgaacGGAGTCGAGTGCTCAG TTGGTAATGATGTATCGTCCACCACGTCTCTGCTGGAGTACCTCCGCAGGCACCTGGAGCTGCGAGGCACCAAGTACATGTGCCTGGAAGGGGGCTGCGGAGCCTGCATCGTCAGTGCTGTCAAGTGCCCGGGTCAAGCCCCACAGTCCGTCAATGCT TGCTTGGTATCAGTAACCTCATGTCAGGGTTGGGACATCACAACCATCGAGCAAGTTGGGAACCGACTGAAAGGGTATCATCCTCTACAAACGACTCTCGCAGAGTACAACGGGACTCAGTGTGGGTTCTGTACACCGGGATGGGTGATGTCTATGTACTC GCTGTTAAAAAGTGAACCCAACCTGACGATGCTAGATGTAGAGAGGTCTCTATCGAGCAACCTATGCCGTTGTACTGGATACAGACCGATTTTCGATGCATTTAAAAAGTTCGCTTCTGATGCTGCTGGGCGAATAGAATTGCCTGATATCGAAGAACTGTGTAAAAATACTAAAGATACATGCTTGGGAAGAGACTGCAAGGATTACGACTGGTGTTTTGTGTCTAACAATGATTTGGAAGATAGTATTTTGTATATTGAACTAAAAGATGGTAGACAATGGTTTAGAGTACAAACAGTGGCTGATATATTACAAGTTTTGCGTACTAAGGGAGTGGACTCCTATATGCTCGTTGCAGGAAATACTGGAAAAG GGGCATACCCAATTATTGAAAACCCACGTATACTTATCGACATCAGTGGAGTATCGGAAATTAGGGGCTTCAATTTCGATCAGAATTTAGTTGTTGGAGCTGGTTCCACTCTGTCGGAGTTTATTCAAATATTACAAGAAGCGTCTGATACAGAAAATTTTGAGTATCTTAAGATTATAAACGAGCATATTCAGTTTGTTGCACATGTAGCCGTTAGAAAT ATAGGAACAATTGCGGGAAATCTGATGATAAAACATGCTCATCGAGAGTTTCCATCGGACATCTTCCTCCTTCTCGAGACTATAGGGGCGCGGTTAACTATAA TTTCTGTAGATGGCACTAAGAAGATTGTTACCATGGCCAATTTTCTTGCTGAAGATATGAAAGGGAAAGTTATATTGAATGTGTTGATGCCACCATTCAGTAAAGAAAACAAAGTAGTTACATACAAG GTAGCAGCACGATCAAGAAATGCACATGCGATAGTTAATGCTGGTTTTTTCTATAAGATCAAGCCTGACAATCGAGTAGCAGACTGCAGAATTGTTTACGGTGATTTGTCACCAAATTTCAACAGAGCCTCCAAAACTGAGAAATTTTTGGTTGGGAAAATTCTTTTCAATAATGATACTTTGCAAAAAGCTATGAAAATGTTATCGGATGAACTTATAGTAACAGAACTGCCGCCTGAACCCTCGGCGAAGTATAGAAGAAAACTAGCACTTGTATTATTTTACAAG GGTCTCCTATCATTATGTCCTGAGAATATACTGAACCCACGATACAGATCTGGTGCCATAAAGCTTCCTGAAACTCGTCCAGTATCAACAGCCTCTCAGTCCTTTACAACTGATCCAACTGTTTGGCCAATCAACCAGCCTCTACCCAAAGCAGAAGCTCTG TTACAATGCGCAGGAGAAGCGAAATATACTGAAGATATTCCAAAATTACCAAACGAAGTGTTTGCTGCATTTGTGCTCAGCACCGTAGCATTGGGAACTATCACGAGTATAGATGCCACAGAAGCATTA caaCAAGAGGGAGTTATAGCATTTTATATCGCAAAGGATATCCCTGGTCTGAATTCATTTACGTCACCCGATTTAACTGAATTTACAGTAAACGAAGAAATACTTTGCAGTAAAgaagtacaatattataatcaacCAATAGGAATCATAGTAGCCGATACATTTCACTTGGCAGACAGAGCTACACTGATGGTTAAAGTTACTTATAGTAATGTTAGGAAGCCAGAAGTTGATATaaggataaataaaaaaaatccccaAAAAACTACGTTGTTTTCATCTGTACCAGCAACAAGAATAGGCAATGAAGTTACTAAAACTATAAGAGGTAGCCATACAACATTATGGCAATACCATTTTTGTTTTGAGACGATCATGTGTGTATCCTTCCCAACTGAAGAGGAATTGAAAGTTCATCCGACCTCTCAATATATAGATGCAAGTCAGTTCCACGCAGCTCGTTGCTTAAACATTGAAGAAAGTAG GGTAGATGTTGAGGTACGTCGCCTTGGTGGTAGCTTTGGGCTGAAGCTTTCGAGACAAACCATGGTCTCTACTGCATGTGCTTTAGTTGCATACAAATTGAACCGACCCTGCAGATTTATTTTACCTCTAAGAACTCAAACACGAACATTAGGGAAGAGAATGCCATCTTCGACAGATTATGAG ATTGGTGTCAACGAAAACGGAGTCATTCAGTACCTGAATTTTGACTTATATGATGATAACGGTTTCATAGTTAACGAACCACTCATAGGACTAACACTTGATGTATTTTCTAACTGCTATAACCAAGAAGCATGGACATACAGGAGTTTTAATGTAATCACTGATACTCACTCCAACACCTGGATTCGTTCAccag GAACATTGGAGGCTATTTCTAGTTCAGAGGAAATGATGGAGAGAATATCCTACGAGCTTGGTATAGATCCCTTGCAAGTACGTTTGAATAACTTGGACAGAACAAAGTATAGTGATCTTGAAGAAATGGTTAATACTCTTATAGCAGATTCTAATTATAAAGAAAGAAGAATTTCTGTAAACCAATTTAACGTAGAAAATCGATGGAAGAAACGTGGTTTGCGGTTTACTCTTTTGAAATGGTCCAGTACAGCTCcattttttcttaatattacAATGTCAGTTTTCCACGGCGATGGCTCTGTCGCCATAGTTCATGGTGGCACAGAAATGGGTCAAGGAATAAATACCAAAGCTATACAAGTATGTgctttctttctaaaggtaccactaaataaaatatttattaaaccaAATACTGCAATGTTAAATCCAAACAACTCTCGTGCAGCGGGAAGTATGACATCACAGAATGTTCAAATTGGCGTTCAAAGATGTTGCGAACAATTGTTAACAAGACTGAATCcgataaaaaaaacaatgaccaATCCAACATGGGAAGAACTTATAGCGAAAGCGTTTCAGCAAGGGGTCAATTTACAGGCTAATGCATTTACAGATGCTAGTGACGTACATAACTTCGATGTTTACGGTGTGACTTTGGCCGAAGTTGAAGTTGATGTTTTAACAGGCCAATTTCAGATAACAAGAGTTGATTTATTGGAAGACGTAGGCCGTAGTGTAAATCCAGACATTGATATAGGACAA GTTGAAGGAGCTTTTATAATGGGTGTTGGATATTTCACAAGTGAAGAGACTATATTTGATCGTAAGACTGGGGAATTGCTGACAGATCGAACTTGGAATTATTTTGTGCCAGGAGGAACAGACATCCCACAGGACTTGAGAATTTATTTCAGGAAAAAATCATACTCCAATGATGCAATCTTAGGATCAAAAT TAACATCTGAACCAGCAACATGTATGGGAGTGGTTATACCATTTGCTTTGCGAGAAGCTATTACGTCATCAAGGCTGGAATCTGGTTTTCCTTCAAAAAATTGGTTTAATATAG ATGGCCCTTACACTGTTGAGAAGATCGGTTTGGCTTGTGAGACTAAATTGGAGGAATTTAAATTCTATTAA